The sequence below is a genomic window from Brevibacillus laterosporus.
GAATGCCGGAGTGGAAGAAGAAATCGTATATCGGCGCGTTCGAGCAGATTACGTCGATTCGCGAGAAGGAGGCGGCTTAATGGGTGAAATTTACACGTTCATTGATTTGGAAACGACGGGTCTCGATCACGAAACTGACCAGATTATCGAGATAGCCGCGGTAAAAACGGATTTAGAACGGGAGTATGGACGGTTCCAGACGTTTGTGCAACTCGATGAGGGGCGCGAATTACCAAACTTTATCACGGAGCTGACGGGTATCACAGAGAGAGAATTGCACGGAGGTACCTACAGTTTCCTTGCGGTCGGTGCGTTAGCTAAATTTTTCACTGATACTACTGTCGTTGCTCATAACGCCTCATTCGATCTATCGTTTGTTACTGGACGCGCTATGTTCCTTGAAAAGTTCGTCTGCACCCGATCACTCGCCAGACTCGTAGCGCCCACGGAATCCCCTTCGTTAAAAGACGTATGTGCCCGACATGGCATTGAGTTAAACGGACATCATCGCGCGATGAACGATGTACTCGCCACAATCGAGGTCTTCCGCAAGCTTAAACCTATCGCAGATTACCGAGGAATTGACTACCGGAATGTGGTCGTAAATGCTCCGGATCGGCCGTTAAAATACGTGCCTTATGGGGCGAAAATTGTGGAGGTGTCCGCCTGGTGCCGTTAGTCCCCTACGAAATGATCGAACGCTACGACGAACTTGAGCGTGAAGTGGACTCGCTTAAAACGGTAATGGCGGTCGTGTCCGGCGACCTCCGCCGTTTAGCCTCCGAGTTACATACGGAGGACGGCGATGTGATTTACGATAACCTGCTCGAATACGCGCGCCACTTGGAGACCGCGACGGGCTTACGGAGGTGACGGATGGCAACTCGTAAAAAAGAACGGTACCTAGGCTTAGATATCTCGATGAGCCCCGGATTCGCGGTGATAGACGTAATAAGCCGAGTACCAACGTTAGTACACGCGTCATCCCTCGTAACGGCTACGACTCATACGGACGGACAGCGATTCGCATACATCGAAGCCAAAACGGTAGCGATCGCACATGATTACGGACCATTTACCGCGATTATCCGAGAAGACTTTACGGATGGCCGGTCGAAGCGTGCCCGCCAAGGCGTGTTCGGCGCATGGGCGGCGGTGGATCAAGGGTTGGCTCGATATGGATATACGGTGACTGACGATATTAGTCCGACGTCAGTAAAACGGCTGGTAACCGGTAGTGGTAAGGCGGAGAAGGTCGAGGTCGCGGCGAGTGTACGGAGGATACTAGGATTGCCGGAAGATTATGAGTTTGCGGCTGGTTACGATGACAGCGATGCGTGTGCGGTGGTGCTGTCGTATCTTATCGCGAATAAATTGATAGACGTTGAGGGGGCGGAGTAATGCAAATCAAACTTATTCACGGTACTGACTGTAACGACGCGGCTAGATTGGATATAGAGGTAAACGGAAAGCCGGCGATATGGGCTAGCCCATTATACGATTGCCCGGAGGACGCTACTTTGGAACGCGACCTAAACTTCGTGTACAACATTCCCGACCTCATGCGTCAAGCGTACGAGGCAGGTAAGAACGGTGAGCCATTCGAGGTAGTTGAAGTTGATGAGGAGGTGGAGTGAGGATGGCAAAAGTTACTTTTAGAACAGAGGAGTTAAGAGAATACGGGCTTCCGTGGAAAGGTTACGACGGAGTGGAAGTGATTTTAGATCAGATTGTCGACCAATCGAGATGGTCCATACATCACGATATTATCTTCAAGTGGATCGATGGAAAGTATTACTCCACTGGCTACAGTGAAGGAGCAACAGAGTGCCAAGACGAAGCGCCGTGGGAATACGAGGATGAAGTCGAATGCACGGAAGTACATCAAGTAGAAAAAATGGTCAAAGTGTGGGAGGCGGTTTAATTGGTATTTACGGTATATGAACGGCATGCAATCGCGATGAAACACGCGAAGAGGTTCGTAGGAAAGTCGGCAGTACGCCCGATTCTCGCAGGCGTATATCACGCGTCAGACGGGGCGTTGGTCATGTCGGACTCGCACCGGTTTCTCCAGGTGAAGAGCGCACATGAATGCAGTGAGCCAATTGTACTGGACGCAAAAACAAACGCACCAATTGACGGTACATATCCCAATGTTTCGCGTATCATCCCGGAGACATATCGTGCTGAGTATACGGTCGGCGGTGAAGCACTTGGGGAACTAATCACGGCACACGAGGTCGCGGTCAAGGTTGGTGGCAAGAAGACGCCATATGCGTTAATCACGGTCACAGGCGCAGGAATCACATTCATGACTACGTGCGGTACCGGTATATACGAGTTTACGCCGACCGTTCGCGTAGACAGCTTTTCGGAGGAAGTCACGCTTCATTACAACGCGCAGTACGTACTTGACGCTCTGGTTGCGTTACGCGACTTCAAACCGAGAACGGTCGGGATTAAGTTTACAGGTGCGGTAAGTCCGTTCGTACTCGACACAGACAACGGAGTTCTTGCGCTGATTCTTCCGATTAGAAAGCCAAAGGAGGCGGTTTGATGTTAACGCAGATTCTTGGCTGGTACTCCCTTATTATGAATATCCTTGCTGTTGCGGCAATCATCGCCACGAGTAGTGATTCAGGTGGGAAACGACTTGCATCATTTCTCCTTGCAATTCCATTAACTGCTTATATCTGCATTACCTTATTTCAATAATAAAGGGGCGGTAAGATGAGTTGGT
It includes:
- a CDS encoding 3'-5' exonuclease, whose amino-acid sequence is MGEIYTFIDLETTGLDHETDQIIEIAAVKTDLEREYGRFQTFVQLDEGRELPNFITELTGITERELHGGTYSFLAVGALAKFFTDTTVVAHNASFDLSFVTGRAMFLEKFVCTRSLARLVAPTESPSLKDVCARHGIELNGHHRAMNDVLATIEVFRKLKPIADYRGIDYRNVVVNAPDRPLKYVPYGAKIVEVSAWCR